From the Terriglobia bacterium genome, one window contains:
- a CDS encoding Fic family protein produces the protein MSSDLPIYSDSGLRTRLQFSSLENLKGVDTAAVWEKSDDFIAKLEGGRNVRQARQEIQEATKSGLMRMHAIMFTGELRQKNQPPLFRGHDCPEPEFIDRSLDNFFNWLTAESISEIHPIERAALVLTRVVDIWPFETGNLTVAIMLANVGLRQVGLAPFFVQPGHKKEFMKVVAQAMAIETQPLVNAIFNCIKREMETLASG, from the coding sequence ATGAGTAGCGATCTGCCGATCTATTCGGACTCGGGTTTGAGGACTCGCCTGCAGTTCTCGTCCCTGGAAAATCTCAAGGGAGTCGATACGGCGGCGGTGTGGGAGAAGTCCGACGATTTCATCGCAAAACTCGAAGGCGGGCGCAATGTGCGCCAGGCGCGCCAGGAGATTCAGGAAGCGACCAAGTCCGGCCTGATGCGGATGCACGCCATCATGTTCACCGGCGAGTTGCGGCAGAAGAATCAACCGCCGCTTTTTCGCGGCCATGATTGCCCGGAGCCTGAGTTTATCGATCGTTCTCTCGATAACTTTTTTAACTGGCTCACGGCGGAAAGCATTTCCGAAATTCATCCAATTGAACGGGCGGCCCTGGTATTGACCCGCGTCGTCGACATCTGGCCGTTTGAAACAGGGAATCTGACCGTCGCGATCATGCTTGCAAATGTCGGCCTGCGGCAGGTGGGCCTGGCGCCGTTTTTTGTGCAGCCTGGACACAAAAAGGAATTCATGAAGGTCGTGGCCCAGGCGATGGCCATCGAAACTCAACCGCTGGTCAACGCAATCTTCAACTGCATCAAGCGGGAGATGGAAACGCTTGCGTCCGGATGA
- a CDS encoding NADP-dependent isocitrate dehydrogenase: MTNTKSKIIYTYTDEAPALATCSFLPIIQAFAAACDVTVETRDISLAGRIIAVFPERLTGQQQIPDALTELGELAKRPEANIIKLPNISASIPQLKAAIAELQKKGYALPDYPDSPANDEEKSIRARYDKVKGSAVNPVLREGNSDRRAPNSVKQYARKNPHSMGAWSKDSKSHVSNMTAGDFRSNERSRTLENEGTVRIEFTGQDGKVSVLKEKITVLKGEVIDATVMNVRSLTAFLEKEIEDAKQRGVLYSVHLKATMMKVSDPIIFGHAVKAFFKDLFQKHGATLSSIGVNVNNGMASLLEAIRSLPETQRKEIEADIQAEYARRPDLAMVNSSKGITNLHVPSDVIIDASMPAMIRASGQMWNKDNKTQDTKAVIPDSSYAGVYRETINFCRENGAFDPRTMGTVPNVGLMAQAAEEYGSHDKTFEIPQAGTVRVKDASGAVLLEHQVEKGDIWRMCQTKDAAIQDWVKLAVTRARATGSPAVFWLDQTRAHDAELIRKVGHYLPDHNTEGLQIEIMAPEEATRFTLKRLRAGQETISVTGNVLRDYLTDLFPILEVGTSAKMLSIVPLMNGGGMFETGAGGSAPKHVQQFVEEGHLRWDSLGEFLALAVSLEHLSETTGNRRAKIMADALDKATEKLLETNKSPSPRTGEMDNRGSHFYLALYWAQAMAAQTQDPELQSRFTPLARALAEHETKIISELNAAQGRPVDIGGYYAPNPETASKAMRPSATFNAALQAFR; the protein is encoded by the coding sequence ATGACGAACACGAAATCAAAAATCATTTATACCTACACGGACGAGGCGCCGGCCCTGGCGACCTGCTCGTTTCTTCCAATTATTCAAGCATTTGCGGCGGCTTGTGACGTCACCGTTGAGACGCGGGATATTTCGCTGGCGGGCCGTATCATTGCCGTATTTCCCGAACGATTGACCGGACAGCAACAGATTCCGGATGCCCTGACGGAGCTGGGCGAACTGGCGAAAAGGCCGGAAGCCAATATCATCAAGCTGCCGAACATCAGCGCATCGATTCCACAGCTGAAAGCGGCGATCGCAGAACTGCAGAAAAAGGGCTACGCATTGCCCGACTATCCGGACTCGCCGGCGAATGATGAGGAAAAGAGCATTCGCGCTCGTTATGACAAGGTGAAGGGGAGCGCTGTCAATCCCGTGCTGCGTGAAGGAAATTCAGACCGCCGGGCACCCAATTCCGTGAAGCAATATGCCCGCAAGAACCCGCACTCGATGGGAGCATGGTCCAAAGACTCCAAATCGCACGTTTCAAATATGACCGCCGGAGATTTCCGATCGAACGAGCGATCCAGAACACTTGAGAACGAAGGTACTGTGCGGATTGAATTCACCGGACAGGACGGAAAAGTCTCCGTATTGAAAGAGAAGATAACGGTCCTCAAAGGCGAAGTCATCGACGCCACCGTGATGAATGTCCGCTCCCTGACCGCTTTTCTCGAAAAGGAGATCGAGGATGCGAAACAGCGCGGCGTCCTGTACTCCGTCCATCTGAAAGCGACGATGATGAAGGTGTCCGATCCCATCATCTTCGGCCACGCGGTTAAGGCCTTTTTCAAAGATTTGTTCCAGAAGCATGGCGCAACGCTCAGCAGTATCGGAGTGAATGTCAATAATGGAATGGCGAGCCTGCTGGAAGCCATCCGGAGCTTGCCCGAGACGCAACGCAAAGAGATCGAGGCCGATATCCAGGCGGAGTACGCGCGGCGGCCCGACCTTGCGATGGTGAATTCCAGTAAAGGCATCACCAACCTGCATGTGCCGAGCGACGTGATCATCGATGCCTCGATGCCCGCAATGATTCGCGCCTCAGGCCAGATGTGGAATAAGGACAACAAAACCCAGGACACGAAAGCCGTGATTCCGGACAGCAGTTATGCCGGTGTTTACCGCGAGACGATCAACTTCTGTAGAGAGAACGGCGCCTTCGATCCGCGGACCATGGGTACGGTCCCCAATGTCGGGCTCATGGCCCAGGCCGCCGAGGAGTACGGCTCGCATGACAAGACATTCGAGATTCCGCAAGCCGGTACGGTTCGCGTGAAAGACGCTTCGGGAGCGGTTCTTCTCGAACACCAGGTCGAAAAAGGCGATATCTGGCGCATGTGCCAGACGAAAGACGCCGCCATTCAGGACTGGGTCAAGCTTGCCGTCACACGCGCACGCGCGACCGGCTCGCCTGCCGTCTTCTGGCTCGACCAGACGCGGGCCCACGACGCGGAATTGATCCGGAAAGTCGGGCACTACCTGCCCGACCACAACACTGAAGGGCTGCAGATCGAAATCATGGCGCCCGAAGAAGCCACGCGATTCACACTGAAGCGGCTCAGGGCCGGCCAGGAGACGATCTCCGTCACCGGCAACGTCCTTCGCGATTATTTGACCGACCTGTTTCCGATTCTCGAAGTCGGCACCAGCGCCAAAATGCTCTCCATTGTTCCTCTCATGAATGGCGGCGGCATGTTCGAAACGGGAGCCGGCGGCTCAGCGCCCAAACACGTGCAACAGTTCGTGGAGGAAGGGCACCTGAGATGGGACTCTTTGGGTGAATTTCTCGCGCTCGCCGTATCTCTCGAACACTTGAGTGAAACGACCGGAAACCGCCGGGCGAAGATCATGGCGGACGCTCTGGACAAGGCAACCGAAAAGCTGCTGGAAACCAACAAGTCGCCTTCACCCAGAACCGGAGAAATGGACAACCGGGGCAGTCATTTCTACCTTGCGCTTTATTGGGCGCAAGCCATGGCCGCCCAGACTCAGGATCCGGAACTTCAGTCGCGTTTTACGCCGCTGGCGCGAGCTCTGGCTGAACACGAGACGAAGATCATAAGCGAATTGAACGCAGCCCAGGGACGGCCGGTGGATATCGGCGGCTACTATGCGCCGAACCCCGAAACCGCTTCGAAAGCGATGCGGCCCAGCGCAACGTTCAATGCCGCACTTCAGGCATTCCGCTAA
- a CDS encoding prepilin-type N-terminal cleavage/methylation domain-containing protein, with translation MASNTRTGRNRAFTLLELMIVITIIAILATIAVPMYRASVRNAKETVLHDNLITLRRVIDQYTADKKKAPQSLQDLVDAGYFKQLPVDPITNSNSTWQPVNDTSVASPDQTESGITDVHSGAPGTSMEGTAYNSW, from the coding sequence ATGGCATCAAATACAAGGACTGGTAGAAACCGCGCTTTCACGCTCCTTGAATTGATGATCGTGATCACGATCATCGCCATACTGGCGACGATCGCGGTTCCGATGTACAGGGCCAGCGTGCGCAACGCGAAAGAGACTGTCCTGCACGACAACCTGATCACGCTCCGGCGGGTGATCGATCAATACACCGCGGATAAGAAAAAAGCTCCGCAGTCGCTGCAGGATCTCGTGGATGCCGGCTATTTCAAGCAGCTGCCCGTCGATCCGATCACGAACTCGAATTCAACCTGGCAGCCCGTCAACGATACGTCCGTCGCGTCACCCGATCAAACCGAGAGCGGAATCACCGACGTTCACAGCGGCGCGCCCGGCACGTCAATGGAAGGTACCGCGTACAATTCGTGGTAG
- a CDS encoding dienelactone hydrolase family protein gives MCDQDHSEKELQEYEASGLITRRQFGVMLGAGVAMMLPQTPNAVKVTEAEVTIKTPDGMADSYFVHPATGTAPGVLVWPDIFGLRPAFRQMGKRLAESGYSVLVVNPFYRTKKAPTAENGAATPIQGLMPLMQSVQDGNKQMSDAKAFIAWLDQQSSVAKNRKVGTQGYCMGGPFALRTAAAVPDRVGAAASFHGAGLVGNGPDSPHLLAAMTKAQFLIAIATSDDMSRPNDKTVMKDTFAKANVQAEIEVYAGAQHGWCPPDSGVYNQPQAEKAWSRLLALYGKVLA, from the coding sequence ATGTGCGATCAGGATCATTCTGAGAAAGAACTTCAGGAGTATGAGGCGTCAGGTTTGATAACACGGCGGCAATTCGGCGTGATGCTGGGAGCGGGCGTCGCCATGATGCTGCCGCAAACTCCGAACGCGGTAAAGGTGACCGAAGCGGAAGTGACCATCAAGACGCCGGACGGCATGGCCGACTCTTACTTCGTGCACCCGGCGACCGGCACGGCTCCAGGCGTTCTGGTGTGGCCGGACATTTTCGGCCTGAGGCCTGCGTTCCGTCAGATGGGCAAACGGCTTGCCGAATCCGGCTATTCCGTGCTCGTGGTGAATCCGTTCTATCGCACCAAGAAAGCCCCCACGGCGGAAAACGGCGCTGCAACGCCAATCCAGGGCCTGATGCCGCTGATGCAGAGCGTGCAGGACGGGAACAAGCAAATGAGCGATGCAAAAGCGTTCATCGCGTGGCTGGATCAGCAATCGTCGGTTGCCAAAAACCGGAAGGTGGGCACGCAGGGTTATTGCATGGGTGGACCGTTTGCCCTTCGCACTGCTGCGGCCGTGCCTGATCGCGTCGGTGCGGCGGCATCATTCCACGGCGCCGGACTGGTAGGCAATGGTCCGGACAGCCCGCATCTTCTGGCCGCGATGACCAAGGCGCAGTTCCTGATCGCCATCGCAACAAGCGACGATATGTCGCGGCCCAACGACAAGACCGTCATGAAAGACACCTTCGCCAAGGCGAACGTGCAGGCGGAAATCGAAGTGTATGCCGGCGCGCAACACGGATGGTGTCCTCCGGATTCGGGCGTGTACAACCAGCCGCAGGCGGAAAAGGCCTGGAGCCGTCTGCTCGCGTTGTACGGAAAAGTGCTGGCCTGA
- a CDS encoding type II secretion system protein → MTRSDRRGFTLIELMVSIFIIAILVGLALPLAKNSIKREREFELRQDLRDMRTAIDKYKDASDRGLIMAKVDTEGYPETLQVLVDGVQIVGQVDKKLKLLRRIPKDPMTNSTEWGLRSYQDDPKNTAWGGQDVFDVYTKSGGTGLDGIKYKDW, encoded by the coding sequence ATGACGAGGTCCGATCGGCGCGGCTTCACACTGATCGAACTGATGGTGAGCATATTCATCATCGCGATACTTGTGGGGCTCGCGCTTCCGCTTGCCAAAAACTCCATCAAGCGCGAAAGAGAATTCGAACTCAGACAGGATCTCCGCGATATGAGGACGGCCATTGATAAGTACAAAGACGCGAGTGACCGCGGCCTCATCATGGCGAAAGTCGATACGGAAGGTTATCCGGAAACGCTGCAAGTCCTGGTCGACGGCGTGCAGATAGTCGGACAGGTGGACAAGAAATTAAAGCTTCTCCGCCGCATTCCCAAGGACCCGATGACCAATTCCACCGAATGGGGCCTCCGCTCGTATCAGGACGATCCGAAGAATACGGCCTGGGGCGGACAGGACGTGTTCGACGTATACACTAAATCCGGAGGGACAGGCCTCGATGGCATCAAATACAAGGACTGGTAG
- a CDS encoding sugar transferase, which yields MIDQRKRIFAVNLWIFDLVLTTASFFLAYRVRLLFALEGHVLMPVRVYLWLLAIILPTWAFLLPVFRVYSEPTLAPLSQIKRLSKGILGAWFVVAAMVSFVKPDASNRIILMVTLAINYILLVTYRVVLMKVTKRGALDVRHVAVIGSGPSAHEFARTIEGHHFWGLQLTGVFRKEEVRGLLKDGGVDELILVVDRESLDQFTDTFLLCEELGVTARVVLNFFPHSIARMELHEFDGFPLLSFSTTPTNEALMFVRRILDVVLAGLMLLVTGPFVMLPTAILIKLTSPGPVLFLQRRCGLNGRQFMMYKFRSMVDNAEQLRVEVEGLNEMDGPVFKSSRDPRITTVGKIIRRFSFDELPQVFNVLRGDMSLVGPRPPLPAEVARYERWQRRRLSMRPGMTCLWQISGRNEVSFEDWMKLDLTYIDNWSLLLDLKILLKTVPVVLLGRGAK from the coding sequence ATGATTGATCAGAGAAAAAGAATTTTTGCCGTCAATCTGTGGATATTCGATCTGGTTTTGACGACGGCGAGCTTCTTTTTGGCTTACCGGGTCCGTTTGTTGTTCGCGCTGGAAGGGCATGTGCTGATGCCCGTTCGGGTTTACTTGTGGCTCCTTGCAATCATTCTTCCAACCTGGGCGTTCCTGTTGCCCGTGTTTCGTGTGTACTCGGAGCCTACTCTGGCCCCGCTCAGCCAGATCAAACGTCTGTCTAAAGGCATTCTGGGGGCCTGGTTTGTAGTGGCGGCCATGGTTTCCTTCGTGAAGCCGGATGCTTCGAATCGAATCATCCTGATGGTCACATTGGCCATCAACTACATCCTTCTTGTTACCTATCGTGTCGTTTTGATGAAAGTAACCAAACGCGGTGCGCTGGATGTTCGTCATGTGGCGGTCATCGGCAGCGGACCTTCCGCCCACGAGTTTGCGCGGACGATCGAAGGCCATCATTTCTGGGGGTTGCAGCTGACCGGGGTTTTCAGGAAAGAGGAGGTCCGAGGCCTCCTGAAGGACGGCGGAGTGGACGAACTCATCCTGGTGGTGGACCGCGAGAGCCTCGACCAGTTCACAGACACTTTCCTGCTCTGTGAAGAGCTCGGCGTTACGGCCCGTGTGGTTTTGAACTTCTTTCCTCATTCGATAGCCCGGATGGAGCTGCACGAGTTCGACGGATTTCCGCTTTTGTCCTTCAGCACCACGCCGACAAATGAAGCCCTGATGTTCGTCCGGCGGATTCTGGACGTGGTTCTTGCCGGATTAATGCTGCTTGTCACCGGCCCGTTCGTCATGCTTCCCACGGCGATCCTGATCAAACTCACGTCGCCCGGTCCCGTGCTGTTCCTGCAGAGACGCTGCGGGCTGAACGGCCGGCAGTTCATGATGTACAAATTCCGCTCCATGGTCGACAACGCAGAGCAACTGCGTGTTGAAGTGGAGGGGTTGAATGAAATGGACGGCCCGGTTTTCAAATCTTCTCGCGATCCTCGTATTACAACTGTCGGCAAGATCATACGCCGATTCAGTTTCGACGAACTGCCGCAGGTCTTCAATGTTCTGCGGGGCGACATGAGCCTGGTCGGCCCCCGTCCGCCCCTGCCTGCCGAAGTGGCGCGCTACGAACGCTGGCAGCGCCGCCGCCTCAGTATGAGGCCCGGGATGACCTGCCTCTGGCAGATCAGCGGCCGCAACGAAGTCAGCTTCGAGGACTGGATGAAGCTGGACCTCACCTACATTGACAACTGGTCTTTGCTCTTGGATTTAAAAATTTTACTGAAGACCGTTCCGGTGGTTTTGCTGGGCCGGGGGGCCAAGTAG
- the smpB gene encoding SsrA-binding protein SmpB, which translates to MKDIAVNRQAFHNYAILERFEAGIVLTGTEIKSARDGEVNLKDAYGFVKNGEVWLLNAHISPYTHGNYANHDPLRTRKLLLKRSEINRLIGRTTERGLTLVPLRMYLKEGRLKCELALAKGRKVHDKRDVERKKTIDKETRQALSERK; encoded by the coding sequence GTGAAAGACATCGCCGTCAATCGGCAGGCATTTCACAATTACGCGATTCTCGAGAGGTTTGAGGCCGGCATCGTCCTCACCGGCACGGAAATCAAATCCGCGCGGGACGGGGAAGTTAATCTGAAGGACGCGTACGGGTTCGTCAAGAATGGCGAAGTGTGGCTGCTGAACGCGCACATCAGTCCGTACACGCATGGCAACTACGCGAACCACGACCCGTTGCGCACCCGCAAGCTGCTTTTGAAGCGGTCGGAAATCAATCGCCTGATCGGTCGCACGACAGAACGGGGACTGACGCTGGTGCCGCTCCGCATGTATCTTAAGGAGGGCCGGCTGAAGTGCGAACTGGCGCTGGCAAAGGGCCGCAAAGTGCATGATAAGAGGGATGTGGAGCGAAAGAAGACCATTGATAAGGAAACCAGACAAGCGTTGAGCGAAAGGAAGTAA
- a CDS encoding leucyl aminopeptidase translates to MEFRIVESFDTIEADAVAVPVLEDATTCDARFAAQAKPLFAGGDLPLKPFETLLIPGTPKLLFVGVSRSADADSWRKTAAAVVRRVKNVRRLAFAAGDVRALVEGAIIGAFSVEAYKTTNHRPPVETVFFRGGSGGDSKAIHDGTILAESMNWARGLINEPSNRKPPRVIADRAKEMAAAAGLSFEVLDERAIRDLNMGALIGVGQGSSEPPRLVVLKYMGKPSSSKLLAFVGKGVTFDTGGISLKPADGMEKMKYDMAGGVTAMAALRTLALLHAKVNCMAVVPLVENMPGGNAQRPGDVVHSMSGKTIEIINTDAEGRLILSDALAYARRMGATHLVDLATLTGAARIALGPFRVGVMGNEQSYIDAFLAAARRAGEKMWQMPMDDDYRELLKSTVADIANTGGRYAGMITAAKFLQEFVGDTPWVHLDIASTAWNEEDKPYLPKGPSGVAMRSLVEFALTGYE, encoded by the coding sequence GTGGAATTCCGGATCGTTGAGTCCTTCGATACCATTGAGGCGGATGCCGTTGCTGTTCCTGTTCTCGAAGATGCAACGACCTGTGATGCGAGATTTGCCGCACAGGCCAAACCCCTGTTTGCCGGCGGCGACCTGCCGTTGAAGCCATTCGAAACCCTGTTGATTCCGGGAACGCCCAAGCTTCTGTTCGTCGGTGTATCCCGGAGCGCCGATGCCGACAGCTGGCGCAAGACAGCAGCGGCCGTCGTGCGGCGTGTGAAGAACGTACGGCGTCTGGCGTTTGCCGCAGGCGACGTCCGGGCTCTGGTCGAAGGGGCAATTATCGGGGCGTTCTCCGTCGAAGCTTACAAAACGACAAATCATCGTCCGCCTGTGGAGACGGTTTTCTTCCGTGGCGGGAGCGGCGGGGATTCGAAGGCCATCCACGATGGAACCATTCTCGCCGAGTCGATGAATTGGGCGCGCGGTCTTATCAATGAGCCGTCCAACCGGAAACCACCGCGTGTCATTGCCGACAGGGCGAAAGAAATGGCCGCTGCCGCCGGACTTTCATTCGAGGTGCTCGATGAACGCGCCATCCGCGATTTGAATATGGGCGCGCTGATCGGCGTCGGTCAGGGCAGCAGCGAACCGCCCCGGCTGGTTGTCCTGAAGTACATGGGCAAGCCGTCGTCCTCGAAGCTGCTGGCATTTGTGGGAAAAGGCGTGACGTTCGATACAGGCGGCATCAGCCTCAAACCTGCCGACGGCATGGAGAAAATGAAATATGACATGGCCGGCGGCGTCACGGCTATGGCGGCGCTGCGCACGCTGGCTTTGCTGCATGCGAAGGTCAACTGTATGGCGGTCGTTCCGCTCGTCGAGAACATGCCGGGCGGCAATGCTCAGCGGCCCGGCGACGTCGTTCACTCGATGTCGGGCAAGACGATCGAGATCATCAATACGGACGCGGAAGGACGCTTGATTCTCTCCGATGCGCTTGCTTATGCGCGCCGCATGGGCGCAACCCATCTGGTCGACCTGGCGACGCTGACGGGCGCGGCCCGCATCGCGCTCGGACCGTTCCGCGTCGGCGTCATGGGCAACGAACAGAGTTACATCGATGCATTTCTTGCCGCCGCCAGACGCGCCGGAGAGAAGATGTGGCAGATGCCGATGGACGATGATTATCGCGAGCTGCTTAAAAGCACGGTTGCGGACATTGCGAACACCGGCGGCCGCTATGCCGGCATGATTACCGCCGCCAAATTCCTTCAGGAATTCGTCGGCGACACTCCATGGGTGCATCTGGATATTGCGAGTACCGCGTGGAACGAAGAGGACAAACCTTATCTGCCGAAAGGACCGTCGGGCGTTGCGATGCGCAGCCTGGTGGAGTTTGCGTTGACAGGATATGAGTAG
- a CDS encoding ThiF family adenylyltransferase → MRPDERYSRQIRFSPIGEAGQQRLASSRILLIGLGALGTVAADQIVRAGVGFVRLLDRDFVELSNLQRQSLFDENDVRSNLPKAIAAETKLRSINSSVEIEARVDDVNPSNIEDYLDGVDLVLDALDNFETRFVVNDACAKHTKPWIYTAAVGSYGLVMPVLPGKTPCLRCLMGAMPAPGTSPTCETAGVVAPITHIIASMQVAEALKFLTGNLNPADIRLTAYDVWSHRFQRIDVGQDAMASCPVCSEGRFEYLDGNPLRTITLCGRNAVQLIPGVKGDIDFEQLSKSIAVFGSVQFNDFLLKCSSPPYELTLFKDGRAIVKGTEEAGTARSVYSKMVGL, encoded by the coding sequence TTGCGTCCGGATGAACGGTATTCGCGCCAGATTCGATTCAGCCCCATCGGCGAAGCGGGCCAGCAGCGTCTCGCATCCTCCCGCATTCTGCTTATAGGACTGGGAGCGCTCGGAACCGTCGCCGCCGATCAGATTGTGCGTGCGGGCGTCGGCTTTGTTCGTCTCCTCGATCGCGATTTTGTCGAGCTGTCGAATCTCCAGCGGCAGTCGTTGTTCGATGAAAACGACGTCCGCAGCAATCTTCCCAAAGCGATCGCCGCCGAAACGAAACTACGCAGCATCAATTCTTCGGTTGAAATCGAAGCCAGGGTGGACGATGTCAATCCATCGAACATCGAAGACTATCTCGACGGTGTCGACCTTGTGCTCGATGCGCTCGACAACTTCGAAACCCGATTCGTCGTCAACGATGCCTGCGCCAAGCATACCAAGCCATGGATTTACACAGCGGCGGTCGGAAGCTATGGATTGGTGATGCCCGTCCTTCCCGGAAAAACACCGTGCTTGCGCTGCCTGATGGGAGCCATGCCTGCACCTGGAACTTCGCCGACGTGTGAAACCGCCGGCGTCGTCGCCCCCATCACCCACATCATTGCTTCGATGCAGGTCGCGGAGGCGTTGAAGTTTCTGACCGGCAATCTGAATCCGGCGGACATTCGATTGACGGCCTACGACGTCTGGTCTCACCGTTTTCAGCGGATCGATGTGGGTCAGGATGCGATGGCGAGCTGTCCGGTCTGCTCCGAGGGCCGCTTTGAATATCTCGACGGTAATCCGTTGCGCACGATTACCTTATGCGGGCGGAACGCTGTGCAATTGATTCCAGGCGTAAAGGGAGACATCGATTTTGAGCAGTTGTCGAAGTCCATTGCGGTCTTCGGCTCGGTTCAGTTTAACGATTTTCTGCTGAAATGCTCGTCGCCGCCCTACGAACTCACCCTCTTCAAGGATGGCCGCGCCATTGTGAAAGGCACCGAAGAAGCTGGCACTGCGCGCTCGGTCTATTCCAAAATGGTCGGGTTATGA
- the era gene encoding GTPase Era, whose protein sequence is MSKSGFVSIVGRPNSGKSTLLNRLVGEKVSIVTDKPQTTRHVVRGIVTRPEGQITFLDTPGIHKPIHRMNERMMKSVRDAMSDVDLILLIVDASAAFGRGEAFTLEMLKPLTKRKFLLLNKIDRIQKQKLLPIIDQYSKLCDFEQIVPISALKGENIESLLKEIFNTLPEGPMFYPADQISDQQQRTIAAELIREKAILLTEEELPYSTAVVIDRFEESEKICRIFASIFVERDSQKAIIIGKAGQKLKEIGTDARKELEEFLDTKVFLELHVKVKKGWRDDEQMLRTLGMTE, encoded by the coding sequence ATGAGTAAATCGGGATTTGTCTCGATCGTCGGGCGGCCGAACTCCGGAAAGTCGACATTGTTGAATCGCCTGGTCGGCGAGAAAGTCTCGATCGTCACCGACAAACCCCAGACCACGCGCCATGTCGTGCGCGGGATCGTCACCAGGCCCGAAGGCCAGATTACATTCCTGGATACACCCGGGATTCACAAGCCCATCCATCGCATGAACGAACGCATGATGAAGTCGGTGCGGGACGCCATGTCCGACGTTGACCTGATTCTTTTGATCGTCGATGCGAGCGCTGCGTTCGGGCGCGGAGAAGCGTTCACTCTGGAAATGTTGAAGCCCCTGACGAAACGAAAGTTTCTCCTGCTGAATAAAATCGACCGGATTCAAAAGCAGAAGCTGCTCCCGATCATCGATCAGTATTCAAAACTCTGTGATTTCGAGCAGATCGTTCCGATTTCGGCCCTCAAGGGCGAAAACATCGAGAGCCTGCTGAAGGAGATATTCAACACGCTGCCGGAAGGGCCGATGTTCTATCCGGCCGATCAGATCAGCGATCAGCAGCAGCGGACCATCGCGGCCGAGTTGATCCGGGAAAAAGCGATTCTTTTGACGGAGGAAGAGCTGCCGTACTCGACGGCAGTGGTGATCGACCGGTTTGAAGAGAGCGAAAAGATATGCCGGATTTTCGCAAGCATCTTCGTGGAAAGGGATTCGCAAAAGGCCATCATCATCGGGAAAGCGGGTCAGAAGCTCAAAGAAATCGGAACGGACGCGCGAAAGGAACTCGAAGAATTTCTGGACACCAAGGTCTTTCTGGAACTGCACGTCAAGGTGAAGAAAGGCTGGCGGGATGACGAGCAGATGTTGCGGACGCTCGGCATGACGGAATAG